A genomic window from Bradyrhizobium sp. SK17 includes:
- a CDS encoding ParB/RepB/Spo0J family partition protein: MHLIKVDPRALKENPDRMRQTKSTPQADALLLATIKAVGIVQPPVITPETGGGNGYVINAGHRRVKQAIAAGLEEIDVLVDEAANDNGAMRSMIENIAREALNPVDQWRAIERLVALGWTEEAIGVALALPVRQIRKLRLLANVLPVMLDHMAKGDVPDERQLRTIASASLDEQKEVWKKHKPSKADPQVSWFSVAQALTKARMHARHASFGDDLAQAYGIQWVEDLFAPADEDSRYTTDVEAFLGAQQEWMTNNLPKKGIVAETTNWGEVKLPPKAERVYGKPSKSDCTAMYLDRDGRVQSVHYRMPAAKKPKDKDAVTGDDSADASAVSKPRPDVTRKGVEMIGDFRTDALHEALARAPIEDDTLMALLILAFAGQNVSVDSGSGGTYYGNRRFARHAAALFDEDGKLVLDIDTLRVAARSTLTDVLSCRENRTDSGIVARVAGDVVGADNFLPNMGADDFLSCLSRAALEGACKDTPVLPRQKVKDTRAALVEHFKEGRFVPAAALFAPDKAAVSSWLAKNAVAADDEAADEADDQVEDPEVTDDDGDDASDAEAFPEAAE; this comes from the coding sequence ATGCATCTCATCAAGGTCGATCCGCGTGCGCTGAAGGAAAATCCCGACCGCATGCGCCAGACGAAGTCGACGCCGCAGGCCGACGCCCTGCTGCTGGCGACGATCAAGGCTGTGGGCATCGTCCAGCCACCCGTCATCACGCCCGAGACCGGCGGCGGCAACGGCTATGTCATCAATGCCGGTCACCGCCGCGTGAAGCAGGCGATCGCCGCCGGCCTCGAGGAGATCGACGTGCTTGTCGACGAGGCCGCCAACGACAACGGCGCCATGCGCTCGATGATCGAGAACATCGCCCGCGAAGCGCTCAATCCCGTCGACCAATGGCGTGCGATCGAACGCCTCGTCGCGCTCGGCTGGACCGAGGAAGCGATCGGCGTTGCACTGGCCCTCCCGGTCCGGCAGATCAGGAAGCTCCGCCTGCTCGCCAACGTGCTGCCTGTCATGCTCGATCACATGGCCAAGGGCGACGTGCCCGACGAGCGGCAGCTGCGCACCATCGCGTCCGCCTCGCTCGATGAGCAGAAGGAGGTGTGGAAGAAGCACAAGCCCTCCAAGGCCGACCCTCAGGTGTCATGGTTTAGCGTGGCGCAGGCTCTGACCAAGGCCCGCATGCACGCACGCCACGCCAGCTTCGGTGACGATCTCGCCCAGGCCTATGGCATCCAGTGGGTCGAGGACCTGTTCGCGCCGGCCGACGAGGACAGCCGCTACACCACGGATGTGGAAGCGTTCCTCGGCGCGCAGCAGGAGTGGATGACGAACAACCTGCCGAAGAAGGGCATCGTCGCCGAGACGACGAACTGGGGCGAGGTCAAGCTGCCGCCGAAGGCGGAGCGCGTCTACGGCAAGCCATCGAAGAGCGATTGCACGGCGATGTATCTCGACCGCGACGGCCGGGTGCAGAGCGTGCATTACCGCATGCCCGCGGCGAAGAAGCCGAAGGACAAGGACGCGGTGACCGGCGATGACTCTGCGGATGCGTCTGCCGTCTCGAAGCCGCGTCCCGACGTGACGCGCAAGGGCGTCGAGATGATCGGCGACTTCCGCACCGACGCCCTGCACGAGGCGTTGGCCCGCGCGCCGATCGAGGACGACACTCTGATGGCGCTGTTGATCCTCGCCTTCGCCGGCCAGAACGTCTCGGTCGATTCCGGCAGTGGCGGGACGTATTACGGCAACCGGCGCTTCGCCCGCCATGCCGCGGCGCTATTCGATGAGGACGGCAAGCTCGTCCTTGACATCGACACGCTCCGCGTCGCGGCGCGCTCAACCCTCACGGACGTCCTGTCGTGCCGGGAGAACCGCACCGACAGCGGCATCGTCGCCCGCGTCGCCGGTGACGTGGTCGGCGCGGACAACTTCTTGCCGAACATGGGCGCCGACGACTTCCTCTCGTGCCTGTCGCGCGCCGCGCTCGAAGGCGCGTGCAAGGACACGCCGGTTCTCCCGCGCCAGAAGGTGAAGGACACCCGCGCCGCCCTGGTCGAGCACTTCAAGGAGGGCCGCTTCGTTCCTGCGGCCGCGCTGTTCGCTCCCGACAAGGCCGCCGTGTCGTCGTGGCTGGCGAAGAATGCCGTCGCAGCAGACGACGAGGCCGCCGACGAGGCCGACGACCAGGTCGAGGATCCGGAAGTCACCGACGACGATGGCGACGACGCCTCGGACGCCGAGGCCTTCCCGGAGGCGGCGGAATAG
- a CDS encoding N-6 DNA methylase has protein sequence MAHDDPFTLDLFGNTALSSSLGLGVTAFAADPGGDDDHDDDPPPSPSTPATPLVTSARPAGAGSRKHGDNFYLSGERGLAKGWKQRARDSIAAVRLAARIEAEQRPATVEEQRQLIRFTGFGASELANGVFRRPGETEFAQGWDEIGADLQDAVDDADYASLARCTQYAHFTPEFVVQAIWAAVLRLGWRGGRVLEPGAGTGLFPALMPDALREVSHVTGVELDPVTARIARLLQPRARIVGGDFARTELPPRFDLAIGNPPFSDRTVRSDRTLRSLGLRLHDYFIVKAIKLLKPGALAAFVTSHGTMDKADGAARELIGQHADLVGAIRLPEGSFRADAGTDVVVDILFFRRRKHGEPEGDLSWLDLEEVRPATEDEGAIRVNRWFAQHPRLVLGTHALTSGPFGETYTCHPNAGEDLATALAAAATLLPDAIYDGEPEPIDAEAEDEPAPAKLENAASLTAREGSYLLDNRHGLMQILDGEPLTVVVRKGRSADGIPERHVRIIQKLIPIRDAVRDVLKCQELDRPWKDAQVRLRIAWSNFVRAFGPINSTVVSTTEDPETGEVRETHRRPNLQPFLDDPDCWLVASIEDYDLESDTAKPGPIFTERVIAPPAPPVITSAADALAVALNERGHVDPDHIAELLHRDADDVIAELGSAIFRDPADGSWQTADAYLSGAVRSKVAAAEAAAALHPEYERNVAALREVQPADLRPSDITARLGAPWIPAADIVAFVHETMGAEIKIHHMPELASWTVEARQLAWMAAGTSEWGTERRHAGQLLSDALNSSVPQIFDTIKDGQAERRVLNVVDTEAAKEKLHKIKTAFQNWIWSDPDRTDRLARVYNDRFNNIVPRAFDGSHLKLPGASGAFVLYGHQKRGIWRIIASGATYLAHAVGAGKTMTMAAAIMEQRRLGLIAKAMLVVPGHCLAQAAREFLALYPGARILVADETNFTLAKRHRFLSRAATATWDAIIITHSAFRFIGVPSAFERQMIQDELELYEQLLTKVESDDRVSRKRLERLKEGLKERLEALATRKDDLLTISEIGVDQIIVDEAQEFRKLSFATNMSTLKGVDPNGSQRAWDLYVKARFIETKNPGRALVLASGTPITNTLGEMFSVQRYLGFAALRDRGLHEFDAWASTFGDVSTELELQPNGKYKPVTRFATFVNVPELIAMFRSFADVVMPEDLRAYVKIPAISTGKRQILTAKPTSAFKRYQLLLDARIKAIEMRDRPPEPGDDILLSVITDGRHAAIDLRLVDPDNDNEPDNKLNLLVANALRIWKETAENSYVRVDGKPYELPGAAQMIFSDLGTINVEKTRGFSAYRWIRDELVRLGVPTSEIAFMQDFKKSEAKQRLFGDVRAGKVRFLIGSSDTMGTGVNAQLRLKALHHLDVPWLPSQIAQREGRIERQGNQHDVIDIFAYATEGSLDASMWQNNERKARFIAAALSGDTSIRRLEDLGEGQANQFAMAKAIASGDQRLMQKAGLEADIARLERLRAAHIDDQHAVRRQIRDAERDIEFSTRRIAEVGEDIERRLPTTGEAFAASVAGTRHVERKDAGRALMKEILTLVQLQQEGESTIAAIGGFDLEYSGERFGRDGYRYSTMLIRTGAEYEIELPVTVTPLGAISRLEHALDDFEGERERYRQRLADAHRRLASYRSREDGDFAFAGELAEKRRQLAEVEKALASDVEGSGASAIAA, from the coding sequence ATGGCGCATGACGATCCCTTCACCCTCGATCTCTTCGGCAACACCGCCCTTTCGTCGAGTCTCGGCCTCGGCGTTACCGCCTTCGCCGCCGATCCGGGCGGCGATGACGACCATGATGACGATCCGCCGCCTTCGCCGTCGACTCCTGCCACGCCATTGGTCACATCGGCGCGGCCTGCCGGGGCAGGCTCCCGCAAGCACGGCGACAATTTCTATCTTTCCGGCGAGCGCGGCCTCGCAAAGGGCTGGAAGCAGCGGGCCCGCGACAGCATCGCGGCGGTCCGGCTCGCCGCGCGGATCGAGGCGGAGCAACGACCCGCTACGGTCGAGGAGCAGCGGCAACTGATCCGCTTCACCGGTTTCGGCGCCTCGGAGCTCGCCAACGGCGTCTTCCGCCGGCCGGGCGAAACCGAATTCGCGCAGGGCTGGGACGAAATCGGCGCCGATCTGCAGGATGCGGTCGACGACGCGGATTACGCCTCGCTCGCGCGCTGCACGCAGTATGCCCATTTCACGCCGGAGTTCGTTGTCCAGGCGATCTGGGCTGCAGTGCTGCGTCTTGGCTGGCGCGGCGGCCGCGTGCTCGAGCCCGGCGCCGGCACGGGCCTGTTTCCGGCGCTGATGCCCGACGCTCTGCGCGAGGTCTCCCACGTCACCGGCGTCGAGCTCGATCCCGTCACCGCCCGCATCGCGCGGCTGTTGCAGCCGCGGGCGCGCATCGTCGGCGGCGATTTCGCACGCACCGAGCTGCCGCCACGCTTTGACCTGGCGATCGGCAATCCGCCCTTCTCCGATCGCACCGTGCGCTCGGACCGCACGCTGCGTTCGCTCGGCCTGCGCCTCCACGACTACTTCATCGTCAAGGCGATCAAGCTGCTGAAGCCGGGGGCGCTGGCCGCCTTCGTCACCTCGCACGGCACGATGGACAAGGCGGATGGGGCGGCGCGCGAGCTGATCGGGCAGCACGCCGATCTCGTCGGCGCGATCCGTCTTCCCGAAGGCAGCTTTCGCGCCGATGCCGGCACCGATGTCGTGGTCGACATCCTGTTCTTCCGCCGGCGCAAGCACGGCGAGCCGGAAGGCGATCTGTCCTGGCTCGATCTCGAGGAGGTTCGCCCGGCGACCGAGGACGAGGGCGCCATTCGCGTCAATCGCTGGTTCGCGCAGCATCCCCGGCTTGTGCTCGGGACGCACGCGCTCACCTCCGGTCCGTTCGGCGAGACCTATACCTGCCATCCCAACGCCGGCGAGGACCTCGCGACCGCGCTGGCCGCCGCCGCCACCCTCCTTCCGGACGCCATCTATGACGGCGAGCCCGAGCCAATCGACGCTGAGGCCGAGGACGAGCCCGCGCCGGCGAAGTTGGAGAACGCCGCGAGCCTCACAGCACGCGAGGGCAGCTATCTCCTCGATAACCGCCATGGCCTGATGCAGATTCTCGACGGCGAGCCGCTCACTGTTGTGGTGCGCAAGGGCCGAAGCGCCGACGGCATTCCGGAAAGGCATGTCCGGATCATCCAGAAGCTGATCCCGATCCGCGACGCGGTCCGCGACGTTCTGAAGTGCCAGGAGCTCGACCGACCGTGGAAGGACGCGCAGGTCCGGCTGCGCATTGCCTGGTCGAATTTCGTCCGCGCCTTTGGACCCATCAACAGCACCGTCGTCTCGACGACCGAAGACCCAGAGACCGGCGAAGTGCGAGAGACGCATCGCCGGCCGAACCTCCAGCCGTTCCTCGACGATCCAGACTGCTGGCTGGTCGCGTCGATCGAGGACTATGACCTCGAATCCGACACGGCGAAGCCGGGTCCGATCTTCACCGAGCGGGTGATCGCGCCCCCTGCCCCGCCCGTCATCACCAGCGCCGCCGATGCGTTGGCTGTCGCGCTCAACGAGCGCGGCCATGTCGATCCCGACCACATCGCCGAGCTCCTGCATCGCGACGCGGACGATGTCATCGCCGAACTCGGCAGCGCCATCTTCCGCGATCCCGCGGACGGCTCCTGGCAGACCGCCGACGCCTATCTCTCAGGCGCCGTCCGATCGAAGGTTGCGGCGGCGGAGGCCGCGGCTGCGCTCCACCCCGAATATGAGCGAAATGTGGCGGCCCTGCGGGAGGTGCAACCCGCCGACCTCCGGCCCTCAGACATCACCGCGCGGCTCGGCGCACCGTGGATTCCCGCTGCCGACATCGTCGCTTTCGTCCACGAGACGATGGGCGCGGAGATCAAGATCCATCACATGCCGGAGCTGGCGTCATGGACGGTCGAGGCCCGGCAGCTCGCCTGGATGGCCGCCGGCACGTCGGAATGGGGCACCGAGCGGCGGCACGCCGGCCAGCTGCTCTCCGATGCGCTCAATTCCTCAGTGCCGCAGATCTTCGACACCATCAAGGACGGCCAAGCTGAGCGTCGTGTCCTCAACGTCGTCGACACCGAGGCAGCGAAGGAGAAGCTGCACAAGATCAAGACCGCCTTCCAGAACTGGATCTGGTCCGATCCGGACCGGACCGACCGCCTAGCGCGGGTCTATAACGACCGCTTCAACAACATCGTGCCGCGCGCCTTCGACGGCTCGCACCTGAAACTGCCCGGCGCCTCGGGCGCATTCGTTCTCTACGGACACCAGAAGCGCGGCATCTGGCGCATCATCGCGTCGGGCGCCACCTATCTCGCCCATGCCGTCGGCGCCGGCAAGACCATGACGATGGCGGCCGCCATCATGGAGCAGCGCCGGCTCGGCCTGATCGCCAAGGCGATGCTGGTCGTTCCCGGCCATTGCCTGGCGCAGGCGGCGCGGGAGTTTCTGGCGCTCTATCCAGGCGCCCGCATCCTCGTCGCCGACGAGACCAACTTCACTTTAGCCAAGCGGCATCGCTTCCTGTCGCGCGCCGCGACCGCGACGTGGGATGCGATCATCATCACGCATTCAGCTTTTCGCTTCATTGGCGTGCCGTCCGCATTCGAGCGGCAGATGATCCAGGACGAGCTGGAGCTCTACGAGCAACTCCTCACCAAGGTCGAAAGCGACGATCGCGTCTCGCGCAAGCGGCTCGAGCGGCTGAAGGAGGGATTGAAGGAACGGCTCGAAGCGCTCGCCACCCGCAAGGACGATCTGCTGACCATCTCGGAAATCGGCGTCGACCAGATCATCGTCGACGAGGCGCAGGAGTTCCGCAAGCTGTCCTTCGCCACCAACATGTCGACTCTGAAGGGCGTCGATCCCAACGGTTCGCAGCGCGCCTGGGATCTTTATGTGAAGGCCCGCTTCATCGAGACGAAGAACCCGGGCCGCGCGCTCGTCCTCGCCTCCGGGACGCCGATCACCAACACGCTCGGCGAGATGTTCTCGGTCCAGCGCTACCTTGGATTCGCGGCGCTTCGGGATCGCGGCCTGCACGAGTTCGATGCCTGGGCCTCGACCTTCGGCGACGTCTCGACCGAGCTCGAGCTCCAACCCAACGGCAAGTACAAGCCGGTCACGCGGTTCGCGACCTTCGTCAACGTCCCCGAATTGATCGCCATGTTCCGCTCCTTCGCCGATGTGGTGATGCCCGAGGACCTGCGCGCGTATGTCAAAATCCCGGCGATCTCGACCGGCAAGCGGCAGATTCTCACGGCGAAGCCGACATCGGCGTTCAAGCGTTACCAGCTCCTGCTCGACGCGCGCATCAAGGCGATCGAAATGCGCGATCGGCCGCCGGAGCCGGGCGACGACATCCTGCTCTCCGTCATCACTGACGGACGGCACGCGGCGATCGACCTGCGTCTGGTCGATCCGGACAACGACAACGAGCCGGACAACAAGCTGAACCTGCTCGTCGCCAACGCCTTGCGCATCTGGAAGGAGACGGCGGAGAACAGTTACGTGCGCGTCGATGGCAAGCCCTACGAGCTGCCCGGCGCCGCGCAGATGATTTTCTCCGATCTCGGCACGATCAACGTCGAGAAGACGCGCGGCTTCTCGGCGTATCGCTGGATCAGAGACGAGCTCGTCCGCCTGGGCGTGCCGACGTCCGAGATTGCCTTCATGCAGGATTTCAAGAAGTCCGAGGCCAAGCAGCGCCTGTTCGGCGACGTGCGCGCCGGTAAGGTCCGCTTCCTGATCGGCTCCTCCGACACGATGGGGACGGGCGTCAACGCACAGCTTCGGTTGAAGGCGCTCCACCACCTCGACGTGCCGTGGCTGCCGTCGCAGATCGCGCAGCGCGAGGGACGGATCGAGCGTCAGGGCAACCAGCACGACGTCATCGACATCTTCGCCTATGCCACCGAGGGCTCGCTCGACGCGAGCATGTGGCAGAACAACGAGCGCAAGGCCCGCTTCATCGCCGCGGCGCTCTCGGGCGACACGTCGATCCGCCGGCTCGAAGACCTCGGCGAGGGCCAGGCCAACCAGTTCGCCATGGCCAAGGCGATCGCCAGCGGCGACCAGCGGCTGATGCAGAAGGCCGGGCTTGAGGCCGACATCGCCCGACTCGAGCGTCTGCGCGCGGCGCATATCGACGATCAGCACGCCGTCCGCCGGCAGATCCGCGACGCCGAGCGCGACATCGAATTCTCGACGCGGCGGATCGCGGAGGTCGGCGAGGATATCGAACGCCGCCTTCCCACGACGGGCGAGGCATTTGCTGCGAGCGTCGCCGGTACGCGCCATGTCGAGCGCAAGGACGCCGGCCGCGCGCTGATGAAGGAAATCCTGACCCTCGTGCAGCTTCAGCAGGAGGGCGAGAGCACCATTGCCGCGATCGGCGGTTTCGACCTCGAATATTCCGGCGAACGCTTCGGCCGCGACGGCTATCGCTACAGCACCATGCTGATCCGCACCGGCGCGGAATACGAGATCGAGCTGCCCGTGACGGTGACGCCGCTCGGCGCGATCTCCCGTCTCGAACATGCGCTCGACGATTTCGAAGGCGAGCGGGAGCGCTATCGCCAACGTCTCGCCGACGCGCATCGCAGGCTTGCCTCCTACCGGTCGCGGGAGGACGGCGATTTCGCTTTCGCCGGCGAGCTCGCAGAGAAGCGCCGCCAGTTGGCGGAGGTGGAGAAAGCCCTTGCGAGCGATGTGGAGGGAAGCGGCGCGAGCGCCATTGCGGCGTAA
- a CDS encoding DUF1419 domain-containing protein, producing MHTLPTIRKIFQGVAARHEMYRMFNRHRGDPAWTAGDAAHLFAGEWFEIAEAEHDYMFEILPPLFLRGDLFALREFMTGSVTSIFFALAIDGRRRWFHGYCDLSDRDSPERMKAAIIERESRPVRGMTRDERLEHIWSSTHDDYRGYAGERWLASMRGRRTVLVYAGRFGTVLKLLDELTDAEIAAKLPVQLRHLPETIAA from the coding sequence ATGCACACCCTCCCGACAATCCGCAAGATCTTCCAGGGCGTCGCCGCGCGCCATGAGATGTATCGCATGTTCAACCGCCATCGCGGCGATCCGGCCTGGACTGCCGGCGACGCCGCGCATCTCTTCGCCGGCGAGTGGTTCGAGATCGCGGAGGCCGAGCATGACTACATGTTCGAGATCCTGCCGCCACTGTTCCTGCGCGGCGATCTATTCGCGCTGCGTGAGTTCATGACCGGCAGCGTCACCAGCATCTTCTTCGCGCTCGCTATCGACGGCAGGCGGCGCTGGTTTCACGGCTATTGCGACCTGTCGGACCGGGATTCGCCGGAGCGGATGAAGGCGGCAATCATCGAGCGCGAGTCGCGGCCGGTTCGCGGCATGACGCGCGATGAGCGGCTCGAGCACATCTGGTCGAGCACGCATGACGACTATCGCGGCTATGCCGGCGAGCGCTGGCTCGCGTCCATGCGTGGCCGCCGCACCGTGCTCGTCTATGCCGGGCGGTTCGGCACCGTCCTGAAATTGCTCGACGAGCTCACCGACGCGGAGATCGCGGCCAAGCTGCCAGTCCAGCTCCGCCATTTGCCGGAGACGATCGCGGCCTAG
- a CDS encoding DUF3991 and toprim domain-containing protein, giving the protein MEKSEIEELRARVGCAALLQQDGWKVDLKESTRRAVKYRRDAKIIIVIHNDRGWFDPLSTAKGDVFDLAEHLGAQGFAQACAHVASLVGFVPSPLAWQRGARPTTLHPIGDRWIRRGVPRPDSPAWRYLTVDRGIPDTVVAVAVDQGLLREGPQGSMWAAHRRADGALVGWEERGSQWRGFATGGAKGLFRFGPAAASRVCVTEAAIDAMSLVAIQVLRPDTLFVSTGGGWSPASEAAIRDLAMRADSRLVAATDNNRQGDVYADRLRAIAAETGASYARSRPHAGDWNEDLKILVGRLAEESVEAAG; this is encoded by the coding sequence ATGGAGAAAAGTGAAATCGAAGAACTACGAGCCAGGGTCGGATGCGCCGCCCTGCTCCAACAGGATGGCTGGAAGGTCGATCTGAAGGAAAGCACGCGCCGGGCGGTCAAGTACCGCCGCGACGCAAAGATCATCATCGTCATTCACAACGATCGCGGCTGGTTCGATCCCTTGTCGACCGCGAAAGGCGATGTGTTCGATCTGGCCGAGCATCTCGGGGCGCAAGGCTTCGCCCAGGCCTGCGCCCATGTCGCTTCGCTCGTCGGCTTCGTTCCGAGCCCGCTGGCGTGGCAGCGCGGGGCCCGCCCCACGACGCTGCACCCGATCGGCGATCGCTGGATACGTCGCGGCGTTCCGCGCCCGGACTCGCCGGCGTGGCGCTACCTGACGGTGGACCGCGGCATTCCCGACACGGTCGTCGCGGTGGCGGTCGACCAAGGCCTCCTCCGCGAGGGCCCGCAGGGAAGCATGTGGGCGGCGCACCGCCGTGCCGACGGGGCTTTGGTCGGCTGGGAAGAGCGCGGATCGCAATGGCGCGGCTTCGCCACCGGCGGAGCGAAAGGGCTGTTCCGCTTCGGTCCCGCGGCCGCGTCCCGGGTCTGCGTGACGGAGGCGGCGATCGACGCCATGAGCCTCGTCGCGATCCAGGTTCTGCGACCGGACACGCTGTTTGTCAGCACCGGCGGCGGCTGGTCCCCGGCGAGCGAGGCTGCGATCCGCGATCTTGCCATGCGCGCAGACAGCCGGCTTGTCGCCGCGACCGACAACAATCGGCAGGGCGATGTGTATGCCGACCGCCTGCGCGCGATCGCCGCGGAGACCGGCGCGTCCTATGCGCGGTCGCGACCGCACGCCGGCGACTGGAACGAGGACTTGAAGATCCTCGTCGGCCGATTGGCGGAGGAATCCGTAGAAGCAGCCGGATGA
- the chrA gene encoding chromate efflux transporter: MEPGSTQGSPSEVFWAFLKLGLTSFGGPIAHLGYFRDELVVRRKWLDETAYVDLVALCQFLPGPASSQVGFSLGILRGNGLLGGLAAWFAFTMPSALILFAFALGAAAFTGPLADGFLHGLKLVAVAVVAQAIWGMARALTPDRARAGIALGAIAIVVVFAGSFGQIAAIAIGACSGLWLCQGEPAPVSGRLSFPVTRRSGVVALALFAALLLIPPLAVPATGSHGLALFDAFYRSGAFVFGGGHVVLPLLQAETVAPGWVSNETFLAGYGLAQAVPGPLFTFAAYLGAVMGPAPNGFAGASIALVALLLPGMLLVYGMLPFWDAFRTRPTAQAAMRGANAAVVGILGAALYSPVWTSAVLTPRDFALALAGFLLLTVWKAPPWIVVVLLAAAGTVLHLI, encoded by the coding sequence TTGGAGCCTGGCTCGACGCAAGGTTCGCCCAGCGAGGTATTCTGGGCATTTCTCAAGCTCGGCCTGACCTCTTTTGGCGGTCCGATCGCCCATCTCGGTTATTTCCGCGATGAACTGGTGGTGCGACGCAAATGGCTCGACGAGACGGCCTATGTCGATCTGGTCGCGCTCTGCCAGTTTCTACCGGGGCCAGCCTCCAGCCAGGTCGGGTTCTCGCTCGGCATTCTGCGCGGCAACGGCCTCCTCGGCGGATTAGCCGCATGGTTCGCGTTCACCATGCCCTCAGCCCTGATCCTGTTTGCCTTCGCGTTGGGCGCAGCCGCATTTACGGGACCGCTGGCCGACGGTTTCCTTCATGGCCTCAAGCTCGTCGCCGTCGCGGTCGTCGCGCAAGCCATATGGGGCATGGCGCGAGCCCTTACTCCAGATCGCGCCCGTGCCGGCATCGCGCTCGGCGCGATTGCGATCGTCGTGGTTTTCGCCGGATCATTCGGGCAGATCGCGGCGATCGCAATCGGCGCATGCTCGGGCCTTTGGCTCTGCCAGGGAGAACCCGCCCCTGTCTCCGGGCGTCTGAGCTTCCCGGTCACCCGGCGCAGCGGTGTCGTTGCCCTCGCTCTCTTCGCTGCGCTTCTCTTGATACCGCCGCTCGCCGTCCCCGCGACCGGTTCTCATGGGCTGGCGCTGTTCGACGCCTTTTATCGATCGGGCGCATTCGTCTTTGGTGGCGGCCACGTGGTGTTACCGCTTTTGCAGGCGGAGACGGTTGCGCCCGGCTGGGTGAGCAACGAGACCTTTTTGGCCGGTTATGGCCTAGCTCAGGCGGTGCCCGGACCGCTTTTTACTTTCGCTGCGTATCTCGGAGCCGTGATGGGACCAGCGCCGAATGGCTTTGCTGGTGCCTCGATTGCGCTCGTCGCACTGCTGCTGCCGGGCATGCTGCTGGTCTATGGCATGCTACCCTTTTGGGACGCGTTCCGAACGCGCCCGACGGCCCAGGCCGCCATGCGCGGCGCGAACGCGGCCGTCGTCGGCATTCTTGGTGCGGCGCTCTACAGCCCGGTCTGGACGAGCGCAGTCCTGACGCCGCGAGATTTCGCACTCGCGCTCGCAGGCTTCCTGCTACTCACGGTCTGGAAGGCGCCGCCTTGGATCGTGGTCGTATTGTTGGCCGCAGCGGGAACCGTCTTGCACCTGATCTGA
- a CDS encoding PadR family transcriptional regulator translates to MEHRELLSGFVRLHILHHAAEGELYGQWMIEELARHGYKLSPGTLYPLLHGLEKKGYLVSREERDGRTARKFYRATPLGIEALAIARAKARELFGEIMHDPHGSKKTASRRKSGE, encoded by the coding sequence ATGGAACACCGCGAGCTTCTGAGCGGGTTTGTCCGTCTCCACATTCTGCATCACGCCGCGGAGGGCGAGTTGTATGGCCAGTGGATGATCGAGGAGCTGGCCCGGCATGGCTACAAGCTAAGCCCCGGCACGCTCTATCCGTTGCTGCACGGCTTGGAGAAGAAAGGCTATCTCGTCTCGCGAGAGGAGCGCGATGGACGGACAGCGCGCAAATTCTATCGTGCCACCCCTCTCGGCATCGAGGCGCTGGCAATTGCGAGAGCCAAGGCCAGGGAACTGTTCGGCGAAATCATGCACGACCCACACGGATCCAAGAAAACCGCCTCCAGGAGAAAGTCCGGTGAATAA
- the arsH gene encoding arsenical resistance protein ArsH, with the protein MQAPDLSDLPNIDPDAFETPAAANLLPQPPTHPPRILLLYGSLRERSFSRFQAQEAARLLEAFGAETRIFNPSGLPLPDDAPADHPKVAELRELSTWSEGQVWCSPERHGAMTGIMKAQIDWIPLSLGAMRPTQGKTLAVMQVSGGSQSFNAVNQMRVLGRWMRMITIPNQSSVAKAYEQFDEAGRMKPSAYYDRVVDVVEELLKFILLTRGPSAYLTSRYSERKEVAGKLASLSPSAMGRLAQT; encoded by the coding sequence ATGCAGGCGCCCGATCTGTCGGACCTGCCGAACATCGATCCCGACGCGTTCGAAACTCCAGCGGCGGCCAACCTTCTCCCGCAACCACCGACGCATCCACCGCGCATCCTCCTGTTGTACGGCTCCCTGCGCGAGCGTTCTTTCAGCCGGTTCCAGGCCCAGGAGGCCGCGCGCCTGCTGGAGGCCTTCGGCGCCGAGACCCGCATCTTCAATCCCAGCGGCCTGCCGCTCCCCGATGATGCTCCCGCCGATCATCCGAAGGTCGCGGAGCTGCGCGAACTGTCGACCTGGTCGGAGGGGCAGGTTTGGTGCAGCCCGGAGCGTCATGGGGCCATGACCGGCATCATGAAGGCACAGATCGACTGGATACCCCTATCTCTCGGCGCGATGAGGCCCACTCAAGGCAAGACGCTCGCGGTCATGCAGGTAAGCGGCGGATCGCAGTCGTTCAATGCAGTCAATCAGATGCGCGTCCTCGGCCGCTGGATGCGCATGATCACGATCCCCAACCAATCCTCCGTCGCCAAAGCCTATGAGCAGTTCGACGAAGCCGGCCGGATGAAGCCGTCTGCCTATTACGACCGCGTCGTCGACGTGGTCGAGGAGTTGTTGAAGTTCATCCTGCTGACGCGTGGTCCTTCCGCCTATCTCACCAGCCGCTACAGCGAGCGCAAGGAAGTGGCCGGGAAGCTCGCCTCATTGTCCCCATCGGCGATGGGCCGGTTGGCTCAGACGTAG